Proteins from a single region of Lelliottia sp. JS-SCA-14:
- a CDS encoding fimbrial protein codes for MKIKPSHASRLFVAGSLALVIAQTAHADSANTITFKGEVTEQTCEVTINGVNARPVVLLPTVAKSELATAASSAGLTAFTLGVTGCTVDADALDIKTVFVANNMTERGNLANTGTAQNVELQLMTDSAGTTAIDLRDATPVAGITVAAGSTAGEHDFAVQYFSPNGGATAGTVVGSVQYAISYL; via the coding sequence ATGAAAATCAAACCTTCACACGCCAGCCGTTTATTTGTTGCAGGAAGCCTCGCGCTCGTCATCGCGCAAACGGCTCACGCTGACTCGGCCAATACCATCACCTTTAAAGGCGAGGTCACCGAGCAGACCTGCGAAGTCACCATCAACGGTGTGAATGCGCGCCCGGTAGTGTTACTGCCGACCGTCGCCAAAAGCGAACTGGCGACGGCGGCCTCTTCAGCGGGTCTGACGGCATTTACCCTTGGGGTGACAGGTTGCACCGTCGATGCGGATGCGCTGGACATCAAAACCGTATTCGTCGCCAACAACATGACCGAGCGCGGTAACCTGGCGAATACCGGTACGGCGCAAAACGTTGAACTGCAGCTGATGACCGACAGCGCGGGGACCACAGCCATCGATCTGCGTGATGCGACCCCGGTTGCCGGGATCACCGTCGCGGCAGGCAGCACTGCCGGTGAGCACGACTTTGCCGTGCAGTATTTCAGCCCGAACGGCGGGGCGACAGCCGGCACGGTGGTGGGCTCCGTGCAGTACGCCATCTCCTACCTGTAA
- a CDS encoding glycoside hydrolase family 10 protein — protein MPLQVKRSGALILIALLLASCSSKPPKSLVTPLPPVAKHPLTAKPQKDQGPMRGIWLATVSRLDWPPVSSVNISNPATRNSVQQKALTDKLDKLKSLGINTVFFQIKPDGTALWPSKILPWSDTLTGHVGQDPGYDPLMFMLDEAHKRGMKVHAWFNPYRVTTNTKPGTVAELNRTISLNPASVFVLHRDWIRTASDRYVLDPGIPEARDWITSIVAEVVSRYPVDGVQFDDYFYTETPGSTLNDNQTFQQYGAGFASKADWRRHNTHQLIEQVSRTIKQLNPGVEFGVSPAGVWRNRSHDPLGSETSGAAAYDEAFADTRLWVKEGLLDYIAPQVYWPFSRKAARYDVLAKWWADVVKPTNTRLYIGVALYKVGESSKNEPDWTVNGGVPELKKQIDLNESVPHIDGTILFREDYLNQPQAQEAVSYIKTRWGS, from the coding sequence ATGCCCTTACAGGTTAAACGTTCTGGCGCACTCATTCTTATCGCGCTGCTGCTCGCCAGCTGCTCGTCCAAACCGCCGAAATCCTTAGTCACCCCGCTTCCGCCGGTGGCGAAGCACCCCCTGACGGCAAAACCGCAAAAAGATCAGGGCCCGATGCGCGGTATCTGGCTCGCGACCGTGTCTCGTCTCGACTGGCCGCCGGTTTCCTCGGTGAATATCAGCAATCCGGCCACCCGCAACAGCGTTCAACAAAAAGCGCTGACCGATAAGCTGGATAAACTGAAAAGCCTCGGGATTAACACGGTGTTTTTCCAGATCAAACCGGACGGAACCGCACTGTGGCCATCAAAGATTTTGCCATGGTCTGACACCCTGACCGGCCATGTCGGCCAGGACCCCGGCTACGACCCGCTGATGTTTATGCTCGATGAAGCGCACAAACGCGGCATGAAAGTTCACGCTTGGTTTAACCCGTACCGGGTGACGACCAACACCAAACCGGGAACCGTGGCGGAGCTGAATCGCACGATTTCCCTTAATCCGGCCAGTGTTTTTGTTCTCCATCGCGACTGGATCCGCACCGCCAGCGACCGCTACGTGCTCGACCCCGGCATTCCGGAAGCACGGGACTGGATCACCAGCATCGTGGCGGAAGTCGTCTCGCGCTACCCGGTTGATGGCGTGCAGTTCGATGACTATTTCTATACCGAAACGCCCGGCTCCACGCTTAACGATAACCAGACCTTCCAGCAATACGGCGCAGGATTTGCATCCAAAGCGGACTGGCGTCGGCACAACACGCACCAGCTGATCGAGCAAGTCTCGCGCACCATCAAGCAGCTCAATCCCGGCGTGGAGTTTGGCGTGAGCCCGGCAGGCGTCTGGCGCAATCGCTCGCACGATCCTTTGGGATCAGAAACCTCAGGCGCCGCCGCGTATGACGAAGCCTTCGCCGATACCCGTCTGTGGGTGAAAGAAGGCTTACTGGATTACATCGCCCCGCAGGTTTACTGGCCCTTCTCCCGTAAAGCGGCCCGCTACGACGTACTGGCGAAATGGTGGGCGGACGTCGTCAAGCCGACCAACACGCGTCTCTATATCGGCGTGGCGCTGTATAAAGTAGGGGAATCGTCAAAGAATGAGCCTGACTGGACGGTGAACGGCGGCGTGCCGGAGCTGAAAAAACAGATCGATTTGAATGAATCGGTACCGCACATCGACGGTACGATTCTTTTCAGAGAGGACTATCTCAACCAGCCGCAGGCGCAGGAAGCGGTCAGCTATATCAAAACGCGCTGGGGTTCATAA
- a CDS encoding molecular chaperone has protein sequence MKGMASVLAGMLICASAQASIVMTGSRIIYPADSREVSVQLTNRDDFPGVVQVWLDEGNAQSAPQTATAPFITTPPVFRLAAHSGQTVRLRYVGKPVAQDRESLWWFNFVQIPPTEKGAQPDNQLMVLVRSRVKVLMRPKDLAGSPLEMAHTSRVWLQDGKLFLRNHSGYYLALSSLDVSGAGKKQRILSQTVAPWTTVSWPATVKQVGEAQMRWINDQGATLAGRVTPGNPGDVSH, from the coding sequence ATGAAAGGAATGGCGAGTGTTTTAGCCGGAATGCTGATCTGCGCGAGTGCGCAGGCCAGTATTGTGATGACCGGAAGCCGGATTATCTATCCGGCAGACAGCCGCGAAGTCAGCGTGCAGTTGACCAACCGCGACGATTTCCCCGGCGTGGTACAGGTTTGGCTGGATGAAGGCAACGCGCAATCGGCCCCGCAAACGGCGACCGCGCCTTTTATCACCACGCCGCCAGTCTTCCGGCTGGCGGCCCATTCGGGGCAGACGGTTCGTCTGCGCTACGTCGGTAAACCGGTCGCTCAGGACAGGGAGTCTCTGTGGTGGTTCAATTTTGTGCAGATCCCACCGACGGAAAAAGGCGCGCAGCCAGACAACCAGCTCATGGTCCTGGTACGCAGTCGGGTAAAAGTGCTGATGCGTCCGAAGGATCTTGCGGGCTCACCGCTGGAAATGGCGCACACCAGTCGCGTCTGGCTTCAGGACGGCAAACTGTTTTTGCGTAACCACAGCGGGTATTACCTTGCGCTCTCTTCCCTGGATGTCAGCGGTGCAGGGAAAAAGCAGCGCATTTTAAGTCAAACTGTCGCTCCCTGGACGACGGTTTCATGGCCCGCGACAGTTAAGCAGGTGGGTGAAGCTCAGATGCGCTGGATTAACGATCAGGGCGCAACCTTAGCCGGGCGCGTGACGCCAGGGAACCCTGGCGATGTCAGCCATTAA
- a CDS encoding MarR family winged helix-turn-helix transcriptional regulator, translated as MTRDYTQLTDLLRENHSAWQQILEPVLNEIGVTFVDRVILDKLDSQSGQTKNELANQLGTVHQNLTRSIARLEQQGLLRSSKNNPADKRQIFLEITREGSAMNRRVNEKINDIWNDILGNVSAQEIQLFETVLVRLNSNLRGLKIPGK; from the coding sequence ATGACCCGCGATTACACTCAGTTAACCGATTTATTGCGTGAGAATCACAGCGCCTGGCAGCAAATCCTGGAGCCGGTTCTTAACGAGATTGGGGTAACCTTTGTTGATCGCGTCATCCTCGATAAACTCGATAGCCAAAGCGGTCAGACTAAAAATGAACTGGCGAATCAACTCGGGACCGTTCATCAGAATTTAACCCGGTCGATTGCTCGCCTGGAACAGCAGGGTCTCCTTCGCAGCAGTAAAAATAACCCTGCCGATAAGCGACAGATTTTTCTTGAAATTACCCGGGAAGGTTCCGCCATGAACCGGCGGGTAAATGAGAAGATCAATGATATTTGGAACGATATTCTGGGCAATGTCTCTGCCCAGGAAATCCAGCTCTTTGAGACTGTCCTCGTCAGATTAAACAGCAATCTGAGAGGTCTCAAAATTCCAGGAAAATAG
- the dsbG gene encoding thiol:disulfide interchange protein DsbG, which produces MTSWFLPALAMAASDLPPIVKQFGEQQGIQNIKEIDAPGGMKSWIGQYQDMGVTLFMTPDGKHVISGYLYDDKGKNISEDYFQKEIYIPLGRQMWETLNKTQPLKEGAETAPRKVFVFADPFCPYCKKFWAQAQPWVKAGKVQLNTLLVALLNPKSGPNATAILNAADPVEAWKAYELSGGKTLPALKGDSSRETFNLLQQHQKLMDELGANATPAIYYMNAKNELQQVVGMPDQQQLLEMFGPKPE; this is translated from the coding sequence ATGACGTCATGGTTTCTTCCCGCGCTGGCGATGGCGGCCAGCGATCTTCCGCCCATCGTGAAGCAGTTTGGCGAGCAGCAGGGCATTCAAAATATCAAAGAAATTGACGCACCCGGCGGCATGAAAAGCTGGATTGGTCAGTATCAGGATATGGGCGTGACGTTGTTTATGACGCCTGACGGGAAGCATGTCATCTCTGGTTATCTTTATGATGATAAAGGGAAAAACATCAGCGAAGACTATTTCCAGAAAGAGATTTACATCCCGCTGGGCCGCCAGATGTGGGAAACCCTCAACAAAACGCAGCCATTGAAAGAGGGCGCGGAAACGGCTCCGCGGAAGGTGTTTGTCTTTGCCGATCCGTTCTGCCCGTACTGCAAAAAATTCTGGGCACAAGCGCAGCCGTGGGTGAAAGCCGGGAAAGTGCAGCTGAATACGCTGCTGGTTGCGTTGCTTAATCCGAAAAGCGGCCCGAATGCGACCGCCATTCTGAATGCAGCCGATCCTGTTGAAGCCTGGAAAGCGTACGAGCTGTCTGGGGGCAAAACGTTGCCAGCGCTGAAGGGGGATTCATCACGTGAAACCTTCAACCTGCTCCAGCAACACCAGAAACTGATGGATGAGCTGGGCGCAAACGCAACGCCCGCCATTTACTACATGAATGCGAAGAACGAACTGCAGCAGGTGGTCGGGATGCCCGATCAGCAACAGCTGCTGGAGATGTTCGGGCCTAAACCGGAATAA
- a CDS encoding amidohydrolase family protein produces MSLLLKNANIFNGKDNVITAGNILLAGDKIAAISSQEIPVGSNVQVLDLKGKYVMPGLIDAHVHITASQLDFNEANVHKGYMYARTFNFLRDMIRRGFTSVRDAGGADMGIKKSIDDGLLPAPRLFMSCRALSQTGGHGDYRHQASEMVTCACSLCSASSIAIICDGVTAVRHAVREQFRVGASQIKIMAGGGIASPTDKIDNLQYSDEEIIAIVDEARRFNSYVMAHAYTPAAISRCVKYGVKTIEHGNLLDEQSAKDMHDHQAYLVPTLAIYNAFKNNMSSEVPDSVVNKLDEVRLKALESIRLARLHNVKIGLGTDLLGDFHSFEYDELTLRSQVESAFDTLHSATYINAEILDMKDKLGVVAEDAFADLLVLPKNPLDDIHLFNEQEDNVLMVIKNGEIVKNLLA; encoded by the coding sequence ATGAGTCTTTTGTTAAAAAATGCAAATATTTTCAATGGTAAGGATAACGTCATTACGGCCGGCAATATTTTACTGGCGGGAGACAAGATCGCCGCTATCTCTTCGCAGGAGATCCCCGTCGGAAGCAATGTGCAGGTGCTGGATCTGAAGGGGAAATATGTGATGCCGGGGCTGATCGATGCGCATGTTCACATCACCGCCAGTCAGCTAGATTTTAACGAAGCTAATGTCCATAAGGGCTACATGTATGCCCGGACCTTTAACTTCCTGCGCGACATGATCCGCCGCGGGTTTACCTCCGTCCGTGATGCCGGTGGCGCCGATATGGGCATTAAAAAATCCATTGATGACGGTCTGCTTCCTGCTCCGCGACTGTTTATGAGCTGCCGGGCGTTAAGCCAGACGGGCGGCCACGGTGATTACCGCCATCAGGCGTCCGAGATGGTGACTTGCGCGTGCAGCCTCTGCTCCGCCTCGTCCATTGCGATCATCTGTGACGGTGTCACAGCGGTACGCCACGCGGTGCGTGAGCAGTTTCGAGTGGGCGCCAGCCAGATCAAAATCATGGCCGGAGGTGGCATCGCCTCGCCAACGGACAAAATTGATAACCTGCAGTATTCGGATGAAGAAATCATTGCGATTGTCGATGAGGCCCGCCGTTTTAACAGCTACGTGATGGCCCATGCCTATACCCCGGCTGCGATTTCGCGCTGCGTCAAATATGGGGTCAAAACTATCGAGCACGGTAATTTGCTGGATGAGCAGTCGGCGAAAGATATGCACGACCATCAGGCTTATCTGGTGCCTACGCTCGCTATCTATAACGCCTTTAAAAACAATATGAGTTCAGAGGTTCCTGACTCCGTCGTGAATAAGCTGGATGAGGTTCGTCTGAAGGCGCTGGAATCTATCCGGCTGGCACGCTTGCATAACGTCAAAATTGGCTTAGGCACCGATTTACTCGGCGATTTCCACAGCTTTGAGTACGACGAACTCACCCTGCGCAGCCAGGTGGAGAGCGCGTTTGATACCCTCCATTCCGCAACCTATATCAATGCCGAAATTCTCGACATGAAGGATAAGCTGGGTGTGGTGGCCGAAGATGCCTTTGCCGATCTGCTGGTGCTGCCAAAAAATCCACTCGACGATATTCACCTGTTTAACGAACAGGAAGATAACGTCCTGATGGTGATTAAAAACGGCGAAATCGTGAAAAATCTGCTTGCCTGA
- a CDS encoding DUF1971 domain-containing protein: protein MQQIPQDYQIIKSTPFFNNTNVPDALRLRHRILAGAYARISVMEGAVKLLCYQQQQAKEAQKIRIIRPGEFYVVTADGWYVVEMYEEETVFNIDFFDNAVC from the coding sequence ATGCAACAGATCCCACAAGATTATCAGATAATCAAAAGCACCCCTTTCTTTAATAATACCAACGTCCCCGACGCGCTCAGACTGCGACACCGAATTCTGGCTGGCGCCTATGCCAGAATTTCGGTCATGGAGGGCGCAGTAAAGCTTCTCTGCTACCAACAGCAACAGGCAAAAGAGGCACAAAAAATCAGGATTATTCGTCCGGGTGAATTCTACGTTGTGACCGCCGATGGGTGGTATGTCGTTGAGATGTATGAAGAGGAGACGGTGTTTAATATTGATTTCTTCGATAACGCCGTTTGTTGA
- a CDS encoding fimbria/pilus outer membrane usher protein — protein MSAINPHWWWLILPGVTPALAGEYTFDEALLLGSGYEKGLTQFNDQDAVAARHYSVDIWLNGQYVARDDVLFQPDADGRITPCLPVKFWDEQGVIAAENAPSDGCLAPELRVSGGKWTFDQGLLRLNLSVPQASLKRTPQDYVPPSQWQSGESVLFSNYNLHVYHNKNGGQQSDYGWLGLSSGFNLGSWQFRQQSSANWRRDDYRETQRWDALQTWLQHPIVRLESVLTVGESYTPGNLLGSMAFTGVKLETDQRMWPQSRRGYAPEVRGTASTPSRVVVKQNGRTLYETSVPQGPFVLDDLPNTAWDGDLQVEITGADGKKSGYTVPYASVPLSLRPGVWRYGLVAGKTRDYSAADGLFADFTLERGMSNLLTANSAVRIGDDYQALLIGGVLATTLGAFGVDLTGSRARIASQSLSGWRLQTNWSKTFSPTGTHVALAGYRYSTEGYRDYGDVLGERSVIGGDKEWRSDTLRQRNQFTATLNQTLGGYGNLWVSGSMMDYYGGRGNSNQLQAGYNTTIGRVTLGISFSRQDTWWRSGENTQAQKENVATLTLSVPLSFGEREHTLALSASQARQAGRNAQVAISGALDRDETLNYALSTGWQQGQGEASDVTDWSGSLQKNTAFGTLNGSVSQAQNYQQWTAGVRGAVVVHRHGVVAGPWVGDTFALVEAPGAQGARVGGGQGATVNSGGYALVPSLTPYRYNNVTLDGSAMNTSAELQESQRRIAPMAGAAVKLRFATLSGYPLLITVSDNVTFPVGASVIDERGRIVGMVAQGNQVYARVEDEQGRLTIDGSDCSLPWKLNEQQRAEPLIALTLACEVKGRS, from the coding sequence ATGTCAGCCATTAATCCGCACTGGTGGTGGCTGATTCTGCCCGGTGTCACGCCCGCTCTGGCTGGCGAATACACCTTTGATGAGGCTTTGTTGCTGGGCAGCGGCTACGAAAAAGGGCTGACGCAGTTCAACGATCAGGATGCGGTGGCCGCCAGACATTACAGCGTCGATATCTGGCTGAACGGGCAGTATGTTGCGCGCGATGACGTGCTGTTTCAGCCGGATGCCGACGGGCGTATAACGCCTTGCCTCCCGGTCAAATTCTGGGATGAGCAGGGGGTTATTGCGGCGGAAAATGCACCGTCTGATGGCTGTCTTGCGCCTGAACTTCGCGTTAGCGGCGGAAAGTGGACGTTCGATCAGGGCTTGCTGCGCCTCAATCTGAGCGTGCCCCAGGCCTCGCTTAAGCGCACCCCGCAGGATTATGTTCCACCCTCGCAATGGCAGAGCGGTGAGAGTGTGCTGTTTAGCAACTATAACCTGCACGTCTATCACAACAAAAACGGCGGCCAGCAGAGCGATTACGGCTGGCTCGGCCTCAGCAGCGGATTTAACCTCGGCAGCTGGCAGTTCCGCCAGCAGTCTTCTGCGAACTGGCGGCGCGATGACTACCGCGAAACGCAGCGCTGGGATGCACTGCAAACATGGCTTCAGCATCCGATCGTCAGACTGGAAAGCGTGCTGACCGTCGGGGAAAGTTACACGCCGGGCAATCTGCTCGGCAGTATGGCTTTTACCGGCGTCAAGCTGGAAACCGATCAGCGGATGTGGCCCCAGTCGCGGCGCGGCTACGCCCCCGAAGTGCGCGGTACGGCATCAACGCCGTCGCGGGTGGTGGTCAAGCAAAATGGCCGTACGCTGTATGAAACCAGCGTGCCTCAAGGGCCGTTTGTGCTCGATGATTTGCCAAATACCGCCTGGGACGGCGATCTACAGGTTGAAATCACCGGGGCAGACGGCAAAAAGAGCGGCTACACGGTGCCCTACGCCAGCGTGCCGTTGTCGTTGCGCCCCGGCGTCTGGCGCTATGGTCTGGTCGCGGGCAAAACCCGGGACTACAGCGCCGCCGACGGTCTGTTCGCCGACTTCACGCTGGAGCGCGGGATGAGCAATCTGCTCACCGCGAACAGCGCGGTGCGGATCGGCGACGATTACCAGGCGCTGCTGATCGGCGGCGTGCTGGCGACCACACTCGGCGCTTTTGGCGTTGATCTTACCGGGTCACGGGCGCGGATTGCGTCTCAGTCCCTGAGTGGATGGCGTCTGCAAACCAACTGGAGCAAGACCTTCAGTCCGACCGGCACCCACGTGGCGCTGGCGGGATATCGCTATTCAACCGAGGGCTACCGTGACTACGGCGATGTGCTGGGCGAGCGAAGCGTCATCGGGGGGGATAAGGAGTGGCGCTCGGACACCCTGCGCCAGCGCAACCAGTTTACCGCTACCCTGAACCAGACGCTGGGCGGCTACGGCAATCTGTGGGTCTCTGGCTCGATGATGGATTATTACGGTGGCCGTGGAAATAGTAACCAGCTGCAGGCCGGGTACAACACCACCATTGGCCGCGTGACGCTTGGCATCTCTTTCAGTCGGCAGGACACCTGGTGGCGCAGCGGGGAGAATACCCAGGCGCAAAAAGAGAATGTGGCGACGCTGACGCTCTCGGTACCGCTCAGCTTTGGCGAACGCGAGCACACGCTGGCACTGTCTGCAAGCCAGGCCCGGCAGGCCGGGCGCAATGCGCAGGTGGCGATCTCCGGCGCACTCGACCGCGATGAAACCCTCAACTATGCGCTCTCCACGGGCTGGCAGCAGGGGCAGGGTGAGGCCAGCGATGTGACCGACTGGAGCGGATCGTTACAGAAAAACACCGCCTTCGGCACGCTGAACGGTAGCGTGTCGCAGGCGCAAAACTATCAGCAGTGGACCGCAGGCGTGCGCGGAGCGGTCGTCGTGCATCGTCACGGCGTTGTCGCGGGTCCGTGGGTGGGCGACACCTTCGCCCTGGTGGAAGCGCCCGGCGCGCAAGGGGCCAGAGTCGGCGGCGGGCAGGGCGCGACGGTCAACAGCGGGGGTTACGCACTGGTCCCGTCTTTAACGCCTTATCGCTATAACAACGTCACCCTCGATGGCAGCGCAATGAACACCAGCGCGGAGCTCCAGGAGAGCCAGCGCCGTATCGCGCCGATGGCCGGAGCCGCCGTCAAACTGCGTTTTGCGACACTCTCGGGGTACCCGTTACTCATTACGGTAAGTGACAATGTCACGTTTCCGGTAGGGGCATCGGTGATCGATGAACGTGGTCGCATCGTGGGGATGGTTGCGCAGGGAAATCAGGTCTATGCCCGCGTAGAAGACGAGCAGGGGCGACTGACGATCGACGGGAGCGACTGCTCGCTGCCGTGGAAACTTAACGAACAACAACGCGCAGAGCCTCTGATTGCATTAACGCTGGCCTGCGAAGTGAAAGGACGATCATGA
- a CDS encoding VF530 family protein → MAAHNSKDPLHGVTLEMQVNALVARYGWVQLGKLININCFKSDPSVKSSLKFLRRTPWARAEVEALYLDSLEDAAPEDLDNDPWANSRLKKS, encoded by the coding sequence ATGGCAGCACACAATTCCAAAGATCCTTTGCACGGCGTAACGCTTGAAATGCAGGTCAACGCTCTGGTTGCCCGCTACGGTTGGGTTCAACTCGGCAAACTGATCAATATTAACTGTTTTAAAAGCGACCCGAGCGTCAAATCAAGTCTCAAGTTTTTGCGCCGCACTCCCTGGGCTCGCGCTGAGGTCGAAGCGCTGTATCTCGACTCGCTGGAAGATGCCGCCCCTGAAGATCTTGATAATGATCCCTGGGCCAATAGCCGCCTGAAAAAGAGTTAA
- a CDS encoding MarC family protein — protein MLANYLHSLSRLVIIINPLTMFALFCSYTSGMPVKEVKTIGSKTTIAVAITLILCVLGGTHIFQLFGINIAALQFAGGLSLLMSSLKGLGEQADNPLPVSGNIAIVPLCIPVIAGPAAMSIAISLTQQTHNPLAVSLAIVTVALILGVLFYFSQPVCRWLGETVMNIIKRISWLALACIGTQLLMAGFTFYIKV, from the coding sequence ATGTTGGCAAATTATCTCCATAGCCTGTCGCGGCTCGTTATTATCATTAACCCGTTAACCATGTTTGCCCTCTTTTGTTCCTACACCTCAGGAATGCCCGTGAAAGAGGTGAAGACGATTGGGAGCAAAACGACGATTGCCGTCGCCATCACGCTGATCCTGTGTGTTTTAGGCGGCACGCATATTTTTCAGCTGTTTGGCATCAACATCGCGGCGTTACAGTTTGCCGGGGGTTTGTCTCTGCTGATGTCGAGTCTGAAAGGGCTCGGCGAGCAGGCTGATAATCCGCTGCCTGTGTCGGGGAATATCGCGATTGTTCCCCTGTGTATTCCGGTGATCGCGGGCCCAGCGGCGATGTCTATTGCGATTAGCCTGACGCAACAGACACATAATCCGCTGGCGGTGAGTCTGGCCATTGTCACGGTGGCGCTGATCCTGGGGGTGCTTTTTTACTTTAGCCAGCCGGTTTGCCGGTGGTTAGGTGAAACGGTTATGAATATAATCAAGCGCATCTCCTGGCTGGCACTGGCGTGTATTGGTACCCAACTGCTGATGGCCGGATTCACGTTTTATATCAAAGTTTAA
- a CDS encoding fimbrial protein yields MRRFLLLLALLSPGVQAACEYIIYPYKTGSSGAQGTHRLSDASDGVANDWRSGGGNDAWNGLLPGLSKSVDVTSNNSFQPAGTILTSGGGIPFTTYAHKGGGYDPEQVFFRCTPDTAGQLYEAWSTNGDDAYAGWYEATDVPGARLTVMKNVALRLTHDATGSVFTDSWQQRPMENLDRDTNGNFLIKAKNFSTISAELIKTLDTRYYANQAQSASYNSYVNPNAYVVFRGPGTLSWDIKIGQPHRGGNWAGWANDWPSVISLYGNGITVKRAAMCQVTDFTPVVHLPVISVAQLKRGEYSSAPFQIGFACESTVVSGVATGKSNVAMGLLAPESSVNSAWGFNLITGKTVTWLLDAQYGAPGHARGVGVQVYRAGNPVNFMAVTTPGSGSEGGWMPVIGSNTQKNGSQDGVNYYSETFEARLASFGADTLTAGSYQSHVQVLLRIQ; encoded by the coding sequence ATGAGACGATTTCTCCTGCTGTTGGCCCTGCTTTCCCCGGGCGTGCAGGCCGCCTGCGAATACATTATCTATCCCTACAAAACAGGAAGCAGCGGCGCGCAGGGAACGCACCGGCTGAGCGATGCATCGGACGGCGTCGCCAATGACTGGCGATCCGGCGGCGGAAATGATGCCTGGAACGGGCTGCTGCCGGGGCTGAGTAAGTCTGTCGACGTGACCAGCAATAACAGTTTTCAGCCTGCGGGGACGATCCTCACTTCCGGCGGCGGAATTCCGTTTACCACCTACGCCCACAAAGGCGGCGGGTATGATCCGGAACAGGTCTTTTTCCGCTGTACGCCAGATACCGCAGGGCAACTGTATGAAGCCTGGTCCACCAACGGCGATGATGCCTATGCGGGCTGGTATGAAGCCACGGATGTGCCGGGCGCCAGGCTGACGGTCATGAAAAATGTGGCGCTGCGTCTGACCCATGACGCAACGGGAAGCGTGTTCACCGACAGCTGGCAGCAGCGTCCGATGGAAAACCTGGATCGCGACACCAACGGCAATTTCCTGATTAAGGCCAAGAATTTCTCAACGATCAGCGCGGAGCTGATCAAAACCCTGGATACGCGCTATTACGCCAACCAGGCACAGTCCGCCAGCTACAACAGCTATGTGAACCCCAATGCCTACGTGGTATTTCGCGGGCCGGGGACGTTATCCTGGGATATTAAGATCGGGCAGCCGCATCGCGGCGGTAACTGGGCGGGGTGGGCCAACGACTGGCCGTCGGTGATTAGCCTTTACGGGAACGGGATCACCGTTAAACGTGCGGCGATGTGCCAGGTGACAGACTTCACCCCGGTGGTGCATCTGCCGGTTATCTCGGTGGCGCAGCTGAAACGCGGAGAGTACTCCTCCGCGCCGTTCCAGATTGGCTTCGCCTGCGAATCGACGGTGGTGTCGGGCGTGGCGACGGGAAAAAGCAACGTGGCGATGGGGTTACTCGCCCCGGAAAGCAGCGTCAACAGCGCCTGGGGTTTTAACCTGATCACCGGTAAAACCGTGACCTGGCTACTCGATGCGCAATACGGCGCGCCCGGACATGCCCGCGGCGTGGGCGTGCAGGTGTATCGGGCCGGAAATCCGGTGAATTTTATGGCGGTGACTACGCCCGGCAGCGGCTCGGAAGGCGGCTGGATGCCCGTTATTGGCAGCAATACGCAGAAAAACGGTAGCCAGGACGGCGTGAACTATTACAGCGAAACCTTCGAAGCGCGTCTGGCGAGCTTTGGGGCGGATACCTTAACGGCGGGGAGTTATCAGTCACATGTCCAGGTTTTACTGCGTATTCAGTAG